The sequence TGCCGGCGGGCGATGAGGGAGAGCAGCAGGTCAAAGGGTCCGGCGAAGTTGGTCAGGGTGACGGAGAACCCGGAGGGGACACCGTCCTCGGCGTCCAGGTTCTCGGACAGGCCGCCGGCCAGGTTCCTGGCGACGTCCGGGGCGGCTGCCCCGGCGCCTGGGGTCACGGCGCCCCGCCGCGCCAGATCAGTTCGCGGGCCAGTGTGCGGTAGGCCTTGGCGCCCTCATGGTTCTGGGCGAACGTGGTCATGGGTTCGGCGGCCACGGTGGCATCGGCGAACTTGATGGAGCGTTTGATCACGGTCTCGAAGACCCGGTCACCGAAGGCCTCGACGAGGCGGCTGACGACCTCTTTCGAGTGGAGGGTCCGGGCATCGAACATGGTGGCCAGCACGCCGTCGATCTCGAGGTCCGGGTTGATGCGGTCCTGGATCTTCTCGATCGTCTCCACGAGCAGCGCCACGGCGCGCAGGGCGAAGAACTCGGCGGTCAGCGGGATGATCACGCCGTGGGAGGCGGTCAGGGCGTTGACGGTCAGCAGGCCCAGGGACGGCTGGCAGTCCACGAGGATGACGTCATAGTCGTCTCGGACCTGGCGCAGGGACCGTTCCAGGACCTGTTCCCGGGCCACCTCGTTCACGAGCTGGACCTCCGCCGCCGAGAGATCGATGTTGGCCGGCAGGAGGTCGATGCCCTCGAACTCGGTCTCCACGATGGCATCCCGGGCGGTGACGGACCGTTCCATCATGACGTTGTACACGGTGGTGTCGAGTTCATGAGGGCTGACCCCGAGGCCGGCGGAGAGGGCTCCCTGGGGGTCGAAGTCGACCATGAGCACTCGCCGGCCGTAGCTGGCCAAAGCGGCACCGAGGTTGATGGTGGAGGTCGTCTTGCCGACCCCGCCCTTCTGGTTGACCATGGAGATCACGCGCGCTGGACCGTGGGTTTCCAACTGCACCGGCTCCGGGAATTCATGCTTGGGCCGTCCCGTGGGTCCGATGACCGGGTCACCGGTGATCATGAGGACTGGCGTGGGCTCTTCCTGGTTCACGATGCTGCCGTCTCCTGCCGTAGGTCCATGTGTCCGCCGTGCTGTGAGGTCGCCCACGCTGAACAACGTAAGCTGCTGCGGCATGGATACACCCTAGTCCGGATCGGCGTCCGCCCGGAAAATTCCCCGTCCTTGACGGCGAGCCTTGACGTTCAACCGCAGCCTGAAGGTGATATGTCGCCGGGACCTCAACGCTGCGGGGCCGAGCCGACCACGTTGAGGCTGGACTCCGGGTGGCCCTCGAAGGCCTGCTCGGCAGCGGTCGGCGACTCGAGCGGGTCGAAGGGGCGCCCCTGGTTCCCGGACTCGGGTGCACCCTGACCGGCGCCTGGCTGCCCACGTTCCGCGGAGCGCTCGGCAGAACGATCGTCGGAGTAGTCGCCCAGGCCATGCCCGACCACCATCTCCTCGTCGAACTTGTCCCGCCCGGAAAGCACGTTGTCAGCCTTGACCGGGTCGAATTCTCCGACCCACTTGCCGATGAGCATGGTGGCCACGGCATTGCCGGTGAAGTTGGTCAGGGCGCGGGCCTCGGACATGAACTTGTCGATGCCCACGATCACGCCCATGCCGCCGAGCAGCTGCGGCTGGTGTGCCTGGAGACCTGCAGCCAGGGTGGCCAGGCCGGCGCCGGTGACACCGGCGGCGCCCTTGGAAGCGATGATCATGAACACCAGCAGGCCGATCTGCTCGCCGAGGCTCATCTCCAGGCCCATGGCGTTGGAGACGAACAGGGCCGCCATGGTGAGATAGATGGCCGTCCCGTCCAGGTTGAAGGAGTACCCGGTGGGCACGGTGACGCCCACCACGGACTTGTGCACGCCGGCGTGCTCCATCTTGGCGATCAGGCGCGGCAGGGCGGACTCAGAGGAGGAGGTCGCGAAGATGAGCAGGTACTCGCGGCCCAGGTACTTCATCAGCTTGAAGATGCTCACGCCGGTGACGAGGCGGAGCAGGGTGCCGAGCACCACCACGATGAACACGACGCAGGTGGCATAGAAGGCGCCCATCAGCAGGGCCATGGCACCGATGGCGGACCAACCGGTGGAGCCCACGACGGCGGCGATGGCACCGAAGGCGCCGACCGGCGCGATCCACATGATCATCATGAGGATGCGGAACACCACACCCTGGATCAGGGTGAGGCCCTTGAGCAGCGGCTTTCCGGACTCACCCATGCCCTGGAGGGCAAAGCCCACCAGCAGGGCGACGAACAGCACCGGCAGCACCGGCACCGACCCTGGGATGATGTCCAGCAGGAACGCGACGGTCGGATCCAGGTCCGCCTGGGCGGCGTCAGGATCGTAGGGGGTCAGGGCCAGGCCCTCACCCGGGTGGACGAGGTTGCCGACCACGAGTCCGAGGCCCAGGGCGAAGGTGGACATGGCCATGAAGTACAGCAGCGCCAGGCCGCCCACCTTGCCCACGGTGGCGGCCTTCGCGATGGACCCGATGCCGAGCACGATGGTGCAGAAGATGACCGGGCCGATCATCATCTTGATGAGCGAGACGAAGCCGTCGCCCAGCGGCTTGAGGGACTTGCCGAACTCCGGGAACATCAGCCCGACGGCGGCCCCCAGGATCACCGAGGCGATCACCAGGATGTACAGCCAGTGTGTGCGGTCCTTCTTCTTCGCCGGCTTGGCCGGCATCCGGTCTGCTGCGGGACCCGACGCCGGTGGGCCGACGGGGGCGTGCCGCGTCGCGGCCTGGTCAGATGGGTTCGTCATGGGGGTGTCCTCTACAGTGGTGGCCGGTGACGCACGGTCTCTTCGTTGGGACGATCATCACCGTGGGATGTGCGTCACATCACCCTTGCGGTCATAAAGTTCATGGCGAAGAGCGAGGAATCACGGTGGGCAGGACGGCGGGATCGACGACGGGAGGCGGAGTGGACGAGCGACGCCTGCGCTCCCGCCACGACACGTCCAGAGCCTCCCGGCGTCCGTGGAGCATCGCCCGTCGGCTGGCGGTGGCCCAGTTGCTCGGCCTCCTGGTGCTCACCGTCGCCCTGGTGGCCGTCAGCTACCAGCAGACCAAGCGGACCGTCTACGGGCTGGAGCGGGACAATGTGCTCTCCACGGCGCGCCTGATCGCGGACGAGGAGCGGATCCGTGACGGCTTCCTGTCTGCCGACCCCAGCACGGCACTCCAACCGCTCACCACCGAGTTGGCCGCACAGGCCCAGGTGGACTGGGTGACGTTCTTCGGCACCGACTACGCCCGGGTCGCCCACCGGGACCCGGCCCAGAACGGCACCCGGTACCCGGACGACCTCTCTGCCGTCCTGGTTGGCCGGGACCAGGTCGACACGGTGGCCACCGGGCCCGCCGGCCTCTCCCTCCGCGCCCTGGTCCCCGTCCTGTCCTCGGATACCCCCGGGGCCGAGGTGGTCGGCATTGTCGGCGTGGGCCACCGCGTCTCCGAACTGGACATCGCGGCGACCGCCCAGATCCCGCGCATCCTGCTGGGCATGGGACTCGTCGCCGCCCTCGGGCTGGCCGGCTCCATCGCCCTGGGCCGCTATATCCGCCGGACCACCCACGGGCTCGGCCCGGAGGAGCTGGCCCATCGGTTCACTGTGCTGGACACCGCCCTGCACAACATCAACGAGGGCATGGTGCTGGTCTCCGGCACCGGCGAGCTGAGCCTGTACAACGACCGCGCGGCCGTCCTGCTCGGCCTCCCGCCCTTCGGCCACCGGCCAGACCACACACCGGGGACCGTCTCGCTCACGGATCTCGACCTGCCACGCCCACTGGCCGGACTGCTGGAGTCCGGCCGGGATACCCAGGACGAGCTGTTCGCCGTCCCCGGCCGCATCCTGGTGGTCAACCAGCACCGCACCCGCCCGGCCGGCCCACCGGCGCGGCTCCGGACACCGGTTGCGTGGCGGCGTGGACGGAGACAGCCGGCCCCGGCCGGCACCGACGGGGGCACGGTGGTGACGTTGTACGACCGCACGGAGGTGCAGGAGATGAACCGAGAGCTGGAGAGCACCCGGTCCCTGACCGATGCCCTGCGTGCCCAGACACATGAGCACGGCAACCGGTTGCACACGGTGCTGTCCCTCGTGGAACTGGGCCGAATCGATCAGGCTCGCGACCTGTTGGCCTCCGGTGTGGCGGCCGGCACCGCCCAACCGGGCCCGCTGGATCCCACCGGCGAACCGGCGGTACAGGCCCTGCTGGCGGCCAAGGCCGCCCAGGCCCGCGAGCGCGGGGTGCGGATGGACTACCGGATCGAGGTGGACTCCCCCACCGGATTCTCCGCACAGGATCTGGTGACGATCCTCGGCAACCTGGTGGACAACGCGATCGACGCGGCAGCGGAGCCAGCACGGCCGGCGGAGGACCGCTGGGTGGAGGCGGAGGCCCACACCGACGCCGGCTGGCTGGTCCTGCAGGTGGCCGACGGCGGTTCCGGCCCCTCCCCGGAGGACCGCGGACACGTGTTCGACCTGGGTTTCTCCACCAAGCCCGCAGGTTCCGCCGGCCGGGGCATCGGCCTCGCCCTGGTCCGGCAGACGGCGCTCTCGCTGGGCGGGGACGTGGAGCTGGCCCTGGATTCCGGCACCGTGTTCACCGTGGAGCTGCCCCTGCCGGCGGACGTCGTCCACCCACCACGGCGGCCGGCGGACAACACGCCACCCACGAGGACGGAAGGAGACCATCATGACCGGTGAGCGCGTGCTGATCGTGGAGGACGAGGTCCTGGCGGCAGACACCTACGGGGAGTACCTGGCCCAGGCCGGCGGCTACCGGCAGGTGCATCTCTCCCCCACCCTGGCCGACGCGGTGCGGTTCCTGTCCACCCAGTGGCGCGAACACGGCTCTTTCGGCGTGGACCTGGTGCTGCTGGACATGAACCTTCCGGACGGACACGGCTTGGAGGTGCTCCGCCGGATGCGATCGGCGGGATTCGCCGGGGCAGTGGTGGCCATGACCGCGGCCACCGACGTACCCACCATCCGCCAGGCCATGGCCCTGGGCGTGGTCCAGTACCTGGTGAAGCCCTTCGGCTATCCCGAATTCGCCGAACGCCTGCGAGCGGCACGGGAGTTGTCCACCGGCCTCGCCGGAACCGGGTCGGTCCGCAGCCAGGCGGAAGTGGACCGGGCGTTCCGCCATCGCGGCAGCACCGGCCCGGCCGCCCTGCCCAAGGGGCTGACCGAGGGCACCCTCGACGCCATCGTGGATCTGCTCCGCTCCGCCCCGGCTGCGGTCACCGGGCCTGCCCCGGACTCCGGCAGCAGCTCCGGCAACAGCTCAGGCAGCGGGCCCTCCGAGGCCGGCCCGGCGGCCGGACGCAGCGCCGGTGAGGTGGGGGCCGCCGTCGGGACGTCCCGGGTGACGGCACGGCGCTACCTGGAGCACCTCTTCCGGCAGGGACTGGTGGACCGCTCGCCCCGCTACGGCACGCCGGGACGGCCGGAGAACGAGTACCGCTGGTCCGGTCGCGGCCCCACGCCCGGATAGCCTACGGGCCGGTGCGGAGGGTCGGCGCGAGGGCGTCGAGCACGGAACGGTCCTCGATGGTGGAGGGCACCACGTACTCCTCGCCATCGGCCATCTGCCGCATGGTCTTGCGCAGGATCTTCCCGGACCGGGTCTTCGGCAGCGCGTCCACCACAGCCACCTGCTTGAAGTCGGCCACGGCGCCCACCGAAGTGCGGACGGTGGCGCGCAGCTCGGCCAGCAGCTCCTCCATCCCGGCGGCACCCTCGACCTCCACCCCGGATTTGAGCACCACGTAGCCGGAGGCCCGCTGGCCCTTGAGCGGGTCCGCCAATCCGATCACCGCGCACTCGGCCACCGCCGGGTGGGCGGCGAGCGCCTGCTCGAGGGCGCCCGTGGAGAGCCGGTGGCCGGCCACGTTGATGACGTCGTCCGTCCGGCCCATCACGAAGAGGTAGCCCTCCTCGTCCACCAGCCCCGAGTCGCCCGTGGCGTAGTACCCCTCGAAGGCGCTGAGGTAGGAGTCGATGAAGCGCTGGTCGTTGCCCCACAACGTGGTCAGGGTCCCCGGCGGCAGGGGCAACCGGAGACAGATGTTGCCCTCGATCCCGGCCTCCACGGGTTGCCCGCTCCCGTCCAGGATCTCCACCGCGTAGCCCGGAGTGGGCCGGGTGCAGGAGCCGGTCTTGATGGGCAGGGCCTCCAGTCCCACTGGGTTGGCGCCGATCGGCCAGCCCGTCTCGGTCTGCCACCAGTTGTCCACGATCGGCACCCCCAGCAGGTCACCGATCCAGCCCTGGGTCTCCGGATCCAGACGTTCCCCCGCCGCGAACAGCGTCTGGAGGGCCGACAAATCATGGTCCCCGGCCAGGGCTCCTTCCGGGTCCACCTTGCGGATGGCCCGCAGGGCGGTCGGTGCCGTGAACAGTGAGCGCACCCCGTGCTGGGCGGCCACCCGCCAGAACGCCCCGGCGTCCGGGGTCCCTACGGGCTTGCCCTCGTAGAGCACGGTGGTGGCCCCGACCAGCAGCGGCGCGTAGACGATATAGGAGTGCCCCACCACCCAGCCGACGTCCGAGGCGGTGAACATCGTCTGCCCGGGACCGACGTCGTAGATGTTCGCCATGGTCCAGGCCAAGGCGACCGCATGCCCGCCATGGTCCCGGACCACGCCCTTGGGCGAGCCGGTGGTCCCTGACGTGTAGAGGATGTACAGCGGATCCGTGGCGGCCACGTCCACGGGCGCCGCCGGCTGGGCCTCGGCCGCGGCCTCGTCCCAGTCGATCCACCGGGTTCCAGCCTCGGATGCGTTCCCGGCCTCATTCCCGACGCCGTCCCGCACACTGGCCCGCGCCCACTCCAAGCTGGTCTCGAAACCCTCGCGGTGCTTGGCCACCACAGCCTCGACCCGATGCTGCGCCAGGGCCACGGCCTCGGCCACCGCGGGCAGGTACTCCACCCGCCGATTCGGCTCGATGCCCCCGGAGGAGGTCACGATCGCCGTCGGCTTTGCGTCATCGATGCGCGCCGCCAGCTCCCGGGCCGCGAATCCGCCGAACACCACGGAGTGCACCGCACCGATCCGGGCGCAGGCCAGCATGGCGACGTGCGCCTCCGGCGTCATCGGCAGGTAGATGACCACACGGTCCCCCCGGCCGACGCCCAGGGACACCAGTACCCCCGCGAAGCGGGACACCCGGTCAGTCAGGTCCGCGTAGGTGATGTGCTCCACGGTGCCGAGCACCGCCGAGTCATAGATGATCGCGGTGCGCTCGCCGTGGCCGGCCGCCACGTGCCGGTCCAGACAGTTCACCGCCGTGTTCAACCGGGCCCCGGGGAACCACCGGTAGATCGGGGCCTCCGCGTCGTCCAGAGCTCGGGTGGGCGGCTCGGTCCAATCGATGGCACCGGCGGCCTCCAGCCAGAATCCTTCCGGGTCCTCGATGGACCTGCGGTAGATGGACTCGTACGACTCTGAGGGTGCAGAGGGCTCGGAGGGCGGGGTGGGCTCACGCATTGAGGACGTTGAGGACATGGGGCCAATCTAGAACGTGAGTCACGCCACGTCCACCCTGTGTATACGCAAAAGAGGTTCAAGGCCGAAAATTGGGCCGCATTTGGTCAGATTCTCCCCGAATCGCCCATATTTAGATATTTGTGTATACGCTAGGCCTTGTGAGAGCCAGTGAACGTGCCTACCGGACGCTGCGGCAGGAGATCATCGAAGGTCAGCTGCCTCCCGGGTCGATCCTGGGCGAGGTCGAGCAGTCGGCCCGCCTGGGCCTGTCCCGCACGCCGTTGCGCGAGGCCATCGGACGCCTGGTCTCCGAAGGTCTGGCCGCCCCCTCCAGCGGGCGCGGGACCGTGGTCACGGAGGTCTCCCTGGACGAGGCCGACGACCTGTTCGACCTGCGCACGGTGCTCGAGGGGCTGGCCGCACGTCGGGCGGCCGTGCACGCCGACCCGGAGGTCTTCGCTCAACTGGCCGCACACTTCGAGTCCGCCGTGGAACCACTGCGCCGCGGAGAGGATCCGGAGTCCTACTACGAGTTGACCACGGAGCTGGACGCCGCAGTGGATGCCGCCTGTGCCAACGCCTACCTGGCCCAGCACCTGCGGTCCCTGCGCGTTCACCTCGCGCGGCTGCGCCGCTTCTCCCGGAACGACCCGGCGCGGCTGGCGGCCTCGGCCACGGAGCATGCCTCCATCGCCCGGGCCCTGGCCGATCGGAACCCCGAACTGGCCGCCGCGACCACCACCCTGCACCTGCACCACGCCCTGGCACACCTGCAGTCACACCAGCCCATCGGCACCCAGACCCACCAGGCCCACCAGAACCGCCAGACCGGACCGGCCGAACCGGCCGGAACCACCCCCGACCACCCCACATCCACCTTGGAGAGGACCCCATGATCAACCACGACGTCCGCGTCTACCGTTCCGAAGAAAACCTGCAGCGCCAGGACCAGCTCGCCTGGAAGATGGCCGAGGTCGCCACCGACACCGTGGCCATCGACCCCGAGGTGGAGGAGATGGTCATCAACCGGATCATCGACAACGCCTCGGTGGCCATCGCCTCCCTGAACCGCGGACCGATCGTCGCCGCCCGTGCACAGGCCCTGACCCACGCACCCACGTCCGGCGGACAGGGAGCCTCCGTCTTCGGCATCACCGAGAAGGTCTCTCCGGAATGGGCCGCCTGGGCCAACGGCGTGGCCGTGCGCGAGCTGGACTACCATGACACCTTCTTGGCCGCCGAGTACTCCCACCCCGGGGACAACATCCCGCCGATCCTGGCGGTCGCCCAGCACAGCGGTGCCAGCGGCGCCGACCTGATCCGGGGCATCGCCACCGGCTACGAGCTCCAGGTGGACCTGGTCAAGGCCATCTGCCTGCACGCCCACAAGATCGACCATGTGGCCCACCTCGGCCCCTCCGCCTCGGCCGGCATCGGGACCCTGCTGGGCCTGGACACCGAGACGATCTTCCAGGCCATTGGCCAGGGCCTGCACACGACGACGGCGACCCGCCAGTCCCGCAAGGGCGAGATCTCCACGTGGAAGGCCCACGCCCCGGCCTTCGCCGGCAAGATGGCCGTCGAATCCGCCGACCGTGCCATGCGCGGCCAGACCTCGCCCGTGCCGATCTATGAGGGCGAGGACGGGGTCATCGCCTGGATGCTGGACGGACCGGACGCGCAGTACACGGTGCCCCTGCCGGAGCCCGGAGAGGCCAAGCGCGCCATCCTGGACACCTACACCAAGGAGCACTCCGCGGAGTACCAAGCCCAGGCCTGGATCGACCTGGCTCGCAAGCTGTACGGCGAGCACCCCGAGCTGGCCGATCCCGCCAACGTCGCCTCGATCGTCATCCACACCTCGCACCACACGCACTACGTGATCGGCTCCGGCGCGAACGACCCGCAGAAGTACGACCCGAAGGCCTCCCGCGAGACCCTCGACCACTCCATCCCGTACATCTTCACGGTGGCCCTGCAGGACGGCGCGTGGCACCACGTGGACTCCTACTCCCCGGAGCGGGCCGGACGGCCGGACACTGTGGAGCTGTGGCACAAGGTCACCACCGAGGAGGACCAGGAGTGGACCCGTCGGTACCACTCCCTGGACATCTCGGAGAAGGCCTTCGGCGGCCGGGTCGTCATCACCACCGCCTCCGGCGAGACCATCACGGACGAGATCGCCGTGGCCGATGCCCACCCGCTGGGCGCCCGCCCGTTTGCCCGGGAGCAGTACATCCACAAATTCCGCACCCTCGCCGAGGGCCTCGTGTCCCCCGAGGAGATCGAGCGCTTCCTCGACGCCGCCCAGCGCACCGCGTCCCTCGGCGCCGGCGAGCTGGACCAGCTGAACATCACCGCGGCCCCCGGCGTCATCGACCTGGCCGATGCCCCGAAGGGACTCTTCTGATGCTGTATTCGTCACTGACTGCCGCCGAGAAGCGAGTTCGCCTGCGGCAACTGCTGCAGCCCGGTGCCGCCGTGCAGTTCCCCGGTGCCTATACGCCCCTCTCCGGCAAACTGGTGGAGGAGCAGGGGTTCCAGGGGCTGTACATCTCCGGTGCGGTGCTGGCCAACGAGTTGGCCCTGCCGGACATCGGCCTGACCACGCTGACGGAGGTGGCCCAGCGGGCCGGGCAAATCGCCCGCGTCACGGACCTGCCAGCCATCGTGGACGCGGACACCGGTTTCGGAGAGCCGATGAACGTGGCCCGGACCATCCAGGAACTGGAGAACGCCGGGCTCGCCGGATGTCACATCGAGGACCAGATCAACCCCAAGCGCTGCGGCCACCTGGACAACAAGGCCGTGGTGGACCTGGCCACGGCCACCCAGCGGGTGGCGGCGGCTGCGAGCGCCCGCCGGGACGAGAACTTCCTGATCATGGCCCGCACCGATATCCGCGGGGTGGACGGCGCCGGCGGGCTGAACGCCGCTATCGACCGGGCCAAGGCCCTGGCAGACGCCGGCGCGGACTCCATCTTCCCGGAGGCCATGAAGGACCTGTCCGAGTTCGAGGCCGTCTGCAACGCGGTGGACGTGCCCGTACTGGCCAACATGACCGAGTTCGGCAAGTCCGAGCTGTTCACCCGCGAACAGTTGGCCTCCGCCGGCGTGGCCCTGGTGATCTACCCGGTGACACTGTTGCGCTCGGCCCTCGGTGCCATGGAGCGCACCTTGTCCACCATCCGCTCCGAGGGTACCCAGCAGGGCGCCGTCGGTGAGATGCTGACCAGGGCACGCCTCTACGAGCTCGTGGACTACGAGGGCTACAACGGCTTCGATTCCTCCGTCTTCAATTTCCCGGTTCCGGGGTTGGAGACCCGGACGGACTCCGGCGCAGACGCCTGAACCCGACCCGAATCCCGTCCCGAAAGGACACTCCCATGACTGACACTGAGATCAAGAAGGGCCTCGCCGGAGTGGTGGCGGACTACACCGCCATCTCCAAGGTCAACCCGGACACCAACTCCCTGCTCTACCGTGGCTATCCCGTGCAGGAGCTCGCCGCGTCGCTGCCGTTCGAGGCCGTGGCCTACCTGCTGCTGAACGGTGAGCTGCCCACGGACGCCCAGCTGGCTGCCTTCACGGACCACGAGCGCTCCAACCGGGCCCTGTCCCCGGATGTCAAGGCCGCCCTGGACGTGTTGCCGGTGGACTGCCACCCGATGGACTCGGTCCGTACCGCAGTGTCCATCCTGGGCGCCCAGCACCCGAAGTCGGAGGACTCCTCCCCGGAGGCCGAGATGGAGAAGGCGACGACCCTGTTCGCCCAGCTGCCCGCCGTCGTCGCCTATGAGCAGCGCCGACGCACCGCCGGTGGCCCGACCGAGCCGGTGGCGCCCCGGGAGGACCTGGACTACTCCCGGAACTTCCTGTGGATGACCTTCGGAGAGGAGGCCGATCCCGCCGTCGTCGATGCGTTCCGCGTCTCGATGGTGCTCTACGCGGAGCATTCCTTCAACGCCTCCACCTTCACCGCACGCGTCATCACCTCCACCCTGTCCGATCTGCATTCGGCGGTGACCGGGGCCATCGGGGCGCTCAAGGGCTCCCTGCACGGCGGCGCCAACGAGGCCGTCATGCACACCTTCGACGAGATTGGCATCCGGCCGGACGAGTCCCAGGATGAGGCCAAGGACCGCGCCAAGGCCTGGATGGAGGACGCCCTGACCCAGAAGAAGAAGGTCATGGGCTTCGGCCACCGCGTCTACAAGCACGGCGACTCACGCGTGCCGACCATGAAGAAGGCGCTCGACGCGATGATCGAGCACTTCGGCCGCCACGAGATCCTCGGGCTGTACAACGGGCTCGAGCAGGCCATGGACGAGGCCAAGGCCATCAAGCCGAACCTCGACTATCCCGCCGGCCCCACGTATCACCTGATGGGTTTCGACACCGAGCTGTTCACCCCGTTGTTCATCGCCGCCCGCATCACCGGGTGGACCGCGCACATCATGGAGCAGCGCGCCAACAATTCGCTGATCCGGCCGCTGTCCGCCTACAACGGTCCGGACGAACGGCACGTGCCGGGCGCCTGAGTCGGGCTGAACCCCAGAGACGACCTGGGCGGGGAGAGAACACGAAGTCCTCTCCCCGCCCGGGTCGTCTCTCAGTGCCGGTACTGCGGCAGCCGGATCAGGGTGCGGTCACCTCCAGCGAGGTGGCCACGTCCCGCAGGTCCACGTAGTCGTCCTCGTCGGACGGGACTGTCAGGGGACATCGACCTCCATGGAGGACATCACAGCCCGAAGCCCGGCGTACTCCTCGGTGTCCAGAACGGCCCGCATCGCGTCCTCGCCCTCCAGTCCGGTCGTCTCCTCGGCGGCATCCTGGGTGACGGTGCCGGAGAGGAAGGTGGCCGCACCGTGCTCGAAGCCCTCAGCCGGGGGCTGCTCGTAGAACCAGGCGGACCAGAACGACTCATCGGTCCCCTCTGGGTCAACGTCCTCGGGCATGTTGACGACCTGCACGGAGAGGAGGAACTCCTGGCCGTCGAAGCGCCCGGAGTCCTGGATGTCCTCGTTGGCCTGCAGCAGCGCCGCCCGGTACCAGACGGGCCCGGAGCCGGTGGCGTTCTCGCCTTCATTCACCGGGATCTCCGGCAATTCCTCGGCCTCCAGGACCCCGACCACGTCCGGCTTCGGTCCGTCATTGTCGGTGGGACCGATTCCGGTGGTGGCCCGGAATTCCACGGCCTGCTCGGCATCCTGGAACAGAACCTCCTCGTAGGGCACGCCCAGATAGTCCAGGTTCTCCTCGTTGTAGTCCTCCTGGCTGGCGGTCCAGGTCTCCGGGAAGGTCCAGGTGAAGGTACCGGACTCGGTGGTGTAGGTCTGCGTTGGTCCGGCCAGCGGATCACGGTCGGTGTCCTCGGACGGCGAAGAGGGCGATGATGTCTCCGTCTCCATGGTGGTCTGGTCGGCGGTGGGACTCGGGCTCTCCGTGACGGTCTCGACCGGGCTCGAACTGGGATCGGTCGTGGCGGAGGGCGATTCCGCGGGCTCGTCAGCGGTGCCGCAGGCGCTCAGCACCAGGCCGGCACTGAGCCCGAGCCCCACGGCGGCCGACAGTCGGTGGCGGGCTACTGCTCGGGCGCGTCGCCCTACCTGGATGGTCCGGTCAGCGGTGCTGTTCATCGTGATCCCCTCGTCTGCCTCCGGGCGCTCCGTACAGCACCGCTTC comes from Citricoccus muralis and encodes:
- a CDS encoding ParA family protein produces the protein MITGDPVIGPTGRPKHEFPEPVQLETHGPARVISMVNQKGGVGKTTSTINLGAALASYGRRVLMVDFDPQGALSAGLGVSPHELDTTVYNVMMERSVTARDAIVETEFEGIDLLPANIDLSAAEVQLVNEVAREQVLERSLRQVRDDYDVILVDCQPSLGLLTVNALTASHGVIIPLTAEFFALRAVALLVETIEKIQDRINPDLEIDGVLATMFDARTLHSKEVVSRLVEAFGDRVFETVIKRSIKFADATVAAEPMTTFAQNHEGAKAYRTLARELIWRGGAP
- a CDS encoding cation:dicarboxylate symporter family transporter, producing the protein MPAKPAKKKDRTHWLYILVIASVILGAAVGLMFPEFGKSLKPLGDGFVSLIKMMIGPVIFCTIVLGIGSIAKAATVGKVGGLALLYFMAMSTFALGLGLVVGNLVHPGEGLALTPYDPDAAQADLDPTVAFLLDIIPGSVPVLPVLFVALLVGFALQGMGESGKPLLKGLTLIQGVVFRILMMIMWIAPVGAFGAIAAVVGSTGWSAIGAMALLMGAFYATCVVFIVVVLGTLLRLVTGVSIFKLMKYLGREYLLIFATSSSESALPRLIAKMEHAGVHKSVVGVTVPTGYSFNLDGTAIYLTMAALFVSNAMGLEMSLGEQIGLLVFMIIASKGAAGVTGAGLATLAAGLQAHQPQLLGGMGVIVGIDKFMSEARALTNFTGNAVATMLIGKWVGEFDPVKADNVLSGRDKFDEEMVVGHGLGDYSDDRSAERSAERGQPGAGQGAPESGNQGRPFDPLESPTAAEQAFEGHPESSLNVVGSAPQR
- a CDS encoding sensor histidine kinase, giving the protein MDERRLRSRHDTSRASRRPWSIARRLAVAQLLGLLVLTVALVAVSYQQTKRTVYGLERDNVLSTARLIADEERIRDGFLSADPSTALQPLTTELAAQAQVDWVTFFGTDYARVAHRDPAQNGTRYPDDLSAVLVGRDQVDTVATGPAGLSLRALVPVLSSDTPGAEVVGIVGVGHRVSELDIAATAQIPRILLGMGLVAALGLAGSIALGRYIRRTTHGLGPEELAHRFTVLDTALHNINEGMVLVSGTGELSLYNDRAAVLLGLPPFGHRPDHTPGTVSLTDLDLPRPLAGLLESGRDTQDELFAVPGRILVVNQHRTRPAGPPARLRTPVAWRRGRRQPAPAGTDGGTVVTLYDRTEVQEMNRELESTRSLTDALRAQTHEHGNRLHTVLSLVELGRIDQARDLLASGVAAGTAQPGPLDPTGEPAVQALLAAKAAQARERGVRMDYRIEVDSPTGFSAQDLVTILGNLVDNAIDAAAEPARPAEDRWVEAEAHTDAGWLVLQVADGGSGPSPEDRGHVFDLGFSTKPAGSAGRGIGLALVRQTALSLGGDVELALDSGTVFTVELPLPADVVHPPRRPADNTPPTRTEGDHHDR
- a CDS encoding response regulator, with the translated sequence MTGERVLIVEDEVLAADTYGEYLAQAGGYRQVHLSPTLADAVRFLSTQWREHGSFGVDLVLLDMNLPDGHGLEVLRRMRSAGFAGAVVAMTAATDVPTIRQAMALGVVQYLVKPFGYPEFAERLRAARELSTGLAGTGSVRSQAEVDRAFRHRGSTGPAALPKGLTEGTLDAIVDLLRSAPAAVTGPAPDSGSSSGNSSGSGPSEAGPAAGRSAGEVGAAVGTSRVTARRYLEHLFRQGLVDRSPRYGTPGRPENEYRWSGRGPTPG
- a CDS encoding AMP-binding protein, producing the protein MSSTSSMREPTPPSEPSAPSESYESIYRRSIEDPEGFWLEAAGAIDWTEPPTRALDDAEAPIYRWFPGARLNTAVNCLDRHVAAGHGERTAIIYDSAVLGTVEHITYADLTDRVSRFAGVLVSLGVGRGDRVVIYLPMTPEAHVAMLACARIGAVHSVVFGGFAARELAARIDDAKPTAIVTSSGGIEPNRRVEYLPAVAEAVALAQHRVEAVVAKHREGFETSLEWARASVRDGVGNEAGNASEAGTRWIDWDEAAAEAQPAAPVDVAATDPLYILYTSGTTGSPKGVVRDHGGHAVALAWTMANIYDVGPGQTMFTASDVGWVVGHSYIVYAPLLVGATTVLYEGKPVGTPDAGAFWRVAAQHGVRSLFTAPTALRAIRKVDPEGALAGDHDLSALQTLFAAGERLDPETQGWIGDLLGVPIVDNWWQTETGWPIGANPVGLEALPIKTGSCTRPTPGYAVEILDGSGQPVEAGIEGNICLRLPLPPGTLTTLWGNDQRFIDSYLSAFEGYYATGDSGLVDEEGYLFVMGRTDDVINVAGHRLSTGALEQALAAHPAVAECAVIGLADPLKGQRASGYVVLKSGVEVEGAAGMEELLAELRATVRTSVGAVADFKQVAVVDALPKTRSGKILRKTMRQMADGEEYVVPSTIEDRSVLDALAPTLRTGP
- a CDS encoding GntR family transcriptional regulator gives rise to the protein MRASERAYRTLRQEIIEGQLPPGSILGEVEQSARLGLSRTPLREAIGRLVSEGLAAPSSGRGTVVTEVSLDEADDLFDLRTVLEGLAARRAAVHADPEVFAQLAAHFESAVEPLRRGEDPESYYELTTELDAAVDAACANAYLAQHLRSLRVHLARLRRFSRNDPARLAASATEHASIARALADRNPELAAATTTLHLHHALAHLQSHQPIGTQTHQAHQNRQTGPAEPAGTTPDHPTSTLERTP